The Daphnia pulex isolate KAP4 chromosome 3, ASM2113471v1 genome includes a region encoding these proteins:
- the LOC124190299 gene encoding secreted acidic protein 2-like, whose protein sequence is MNSDVSSDLEISNLTAVTSDTGSDQDNNFNDDLNSDLSRSSADWSQVGISSEEDEDSGSDFNDDSDVSGCPSCGNDGEMSSDESDDEDFELIIDHRDEMENDDMADDPAEDLQLFVI, encoded by the coding sequence ATGAATAGCGACGTGAGCAGTGACTTGGAAATAAGCAACTTGACGGCAGTGACCAGTGACACTGGGAGTGACCAGGACAACAACTTTAATGACGACTTGAATAGCGACTTGAGCCGGAGCTCCGCTGACTGGAGTCAAGTTGGCATTTCTTCGGAGGAGGATGAAGATAGCGGCAGTGATTTCAATGACGACAGTGACGTGAGTGGATGTCCGTCGTGTGGTAATGACGGAGAGATGTCTTCGGACGAAAGTGACGACGAGGACTTTGAGCTGATTATAGATCATCGCgacgaaatggaaaatgacGACATGGCCGACGATCCAGCCGAGGATTTGCAGCTGTTCGTGATCTAG
- the LOC124190622 gene encoding rac GTPase-activating protein 1-like isoform X1 gives MASKKISLLAQFDDICRGFSFWINDPLREFEVFANNQEDCRKKWLSTEEMCSTALKELNEARANREKLELQVRHVTELLKNEILIRQRLQKEEKDLERKLIMVKQIVTTDQNITEETRDRLVSISSIESYSRCDLESPGNHLIDSTSDEIESSTQSILSSLDITSEKTDEDLELSVVRSVRKFKGRALNETVNARDGNNKRPHPASRSIAISNTIAPPELFSIPPQTTRKISMDFPGEFASPTSNQFNMCNQGNDKRSVSATKKVLRPHMFSSKVILKQETCIPCRNRIRFGKTALKCSDCLGTCHVECKSSMPIPCVPTCRTPTRFVGSIADYSPKTTPMIPSLIIHCVEEIEVRGLECLDYRAIAPEKEIIALKEQLLRGKIRSGEMSSINTPVITNVVRSFLQSLKEPLVTYTARESFIKLAYVQEEIDVQTAVCSLIPELPRPNRDTLAYLILHFQRVVENQRSRLSTINIAKCFAPMIIGHSRSQIDDGLKKLQDMKEQQMVMEKLLNIASDYWNCHASCTDSPNNTPVKGKRNLKKTGFFTSPHF, from the exons ATGGcaagcaaaaaaatttctttgttggcTCAGTTTGACGACATTTGTCGTGGTTTCAGCTTCTGGATCAACGACCCACTTCGAG AATTCGAAGTATTTGCCAACAACCAAGAAGATTGCCGCAAGAAATGGTTATCTACCGAGGAAATGTGTTCGACGGCCTTAAAGGAGTTAAACGAAGCTCGAGCCAACAGAGAGAAGTTAGAACTGCAGGTCCGCCACGTTACCGAGTTACTGAAGAACGAAATTCTTATTCGTCAACGACtacaaaaagaggaaaaagacttg GAACGAAAACTTATTATGGTCAAACAAATCGTTACAACAGATCAAAACATCACTGAGGAGACACGTGACAGACTAGTTTCCATCAGTTCGATCGAGTCTTATTCACGATGCGATTTGGAATCGCCTGGCAATCACTTGATCGATTCAACAAGTGATGAAATAGAGAGCAGTACTCAGTCGATACTTTCGTCGCTGGATATTACGAGCGAGAAGACGGACGAAGACTTGGAACTTTCTGTCGTCCGTTCTGTCCGTAAGTTCAAGGGTAGAGCCCTGAACGAGACTGTGAACGCCCGAGATGGGAATAACAAACGTCCTCATCCAGCA AGCCGGTCGATAGCGATTTCCAATACGATTGCACCTCCCGAGTTGTTTTCAATTCCTCCTCAAACTACGCGCAAAATCAGCATGGATTTCCCGGGGGAATTTGCGTCACCGACGTCCAATCAGTTTAATATGTGCAATCAAG GAAATGACAAAAGAAGCGTTTCGGCCACGAAAAAAGTTTTACGGCCGCACATGTTTTCCAGCAAG gTTATACTTAAGCAAGAAACCTGTATTCCTTGTAGAAATAG GATCCGATTCGGAAAGACTGCCTTGAAGTGTTCCGACTGTCTAGGAACTTGCCac gTTGAATGCAAATCTTCTATGCCGATCCCATGTGTTCCTACTTGTCGGACGCCCACTCGTTTTGTCGGCTCGATCGCCGACTATTCACCCAAGACCACGCCCATGATCCCTTCCCTTATTATCCATTGCGTGGAAGAGATCGAAGTGCGAGGATTGGAGTGCCTAGACTACCGCGCAATCGCccctgaaaaagaaatcattgcattaaaa GAACAACTTCTTCGGGGTAAAATACGATCGGGAGAGATGTCCAGCATAAATACTCCCGTTATTACAAACGTTGTTCGATCCTTCCTCCAGTCTCTCAAAGAGCCTCTGGTTACGTACACTGCTAGGGAATCGTTCATTAAATTGGCATACGTTCAAGAAGAAATCGACGTTCAA ACAGCTGTTTGTTCTCTCATTCCTGAACTGCCTCGGCCTAACCGTGACACCCTGGCTTATCTAATACTCCACTTTCAACG agTGGTGGAGAACCAACGTAGTCGTTTATCGACTATAAATATTGCAAAATGTTTTGCTCCTATGATAATTGGCCATTCGCGCTCTCAAATCGACGATGGGCTTAAGAAACTTCAGGACATGAAAGAACAGCAAATG gtcaTGGAAAAACTCCTCAACATTGCAAG CGATTATTGGAATTGTCACGCATCTTGCACGGATTCTCCCAATAACACTCCTGTAAAGGGGAAAAG AAACTTGAAGAAGACTGGCTTTTTCACATCGCCTCATTTTTAA
- the LOC124190622 gene encoding rac GTPase-activating protein 1-like isoform X2: MASKKISLLAQFDDICRGFSFWINDPLREFEVFANNQEDCRKKWLSTEEMCSTALKELNEARANREKLELQVRHVTELLKNEILIRQRLQKEEKDLERKLIMVKQIVTTDQNITEETRDRLVSISSIESYSRCDLESPGNHLIDSTSDEIESSTQSILSSLDITSEKTDEDLELSVVRSVRKFKGRALNETVNARDGNNKRPHPASRSIAISNTIAPPELFSIPPQTTRKISMDFPGEFASPTSNQFNMCNQGNDKRSVSATKKVLRPHMFSSKVILKQETCIPCRNRIRFGKTALKCSDCLGTCHVECKSSMPIPCVPTCRTPTRFVGSIADYSPKTTPMIPSLIIHCVEEIEVRGLECLDYRAIAPEKEIIALKEQLLRGKIRSGEMSSINTPVITNVVRSFLQSLKEPLVTYTARESFIKLAYVQEEIDVQLFVLSFLNCLGLTVTPWLI, from the exons ATGGcaagcaaaaaaatttctttgttggcTCAGTTTGACGACATTTGTCGTGGTTTCAGCTTCTGGATCAACGACCCACTTCGAG AATTCGAAGTATTTGCCAACAACCAAGAAGATTGCCGCAAGAAATGGTTATCTACCGAGGAAATGTGTTCGACGGCCTTAAAGGAGTTAAACGAAGCTCGAGCCAACAGAGAGAAGTTAGAACTGCAGGTCCGCCACGTTACCGAGTTACTGAAGAACGAAATTCTTATTCGTCAACGACtacaaaaagaggaaaaagacttg GAACGAAAACTTATTATGGTCAAACAAATCGTTACAACAGATCAAAACATCACTGAGGAGACACGTGACAGACTAGTTTCCATCAGTTCGATCGAGTCTTATTCACGATGCGATTTGGAATCGCCTGGCAATCACTTGATCGATTCAACAAGTGATGAAATAGAGAGCAGTACTCAGTCGATACTTTCGTCGCTGGATATTACGAGCGAGAAGACGGACGAAGACTTGGAACTTTCTGTCGTCCGTTCTGTCCGTAAGTTCAAGGGTAGAGCCCTGAACGAGACTGTGAACGCCCGAGATGGGAATAACAAACGTCCTCATCCAGCA AGCCGGTCGATAGCGATTTCCAATACGATTGCACCTCCCGAGTTGTTTTCAATTCCTCCTCAAACTACGCGCAAAATCAGCATGGATTTCCCGGGGGAATTTGCGTCACCGACGTCCAATCAGTTTAATATGTGCAATCAAG GAAATGACAAAAGAAGCGTTTCGGCCACGAAAAAAGTTTTACGGCCGCACATGTTTTCCAGCAAG gTTATACTTAAGCAAGAAACCTGTATTCCTTGTAGAAATAG GATCCGATTCGGAAAGACTGCCTTGAAGTGTTCCGACTGTCTAGGAACTTGCCac gTTGAATGCAAATCTTCTATGCCGATCCCATGTGTTCCTACTTGTCGGACGCCCACTCGTTTTGTCGGCTCGATCGCCGACTATTCACCCAAGACCACGCCCATGATCCCTTCCCTTATTATCCATTGCGTGGAAGAGATCGAAGTGCGAGGATTGGAGTGCCTAGACTACCGCGCAATCGCccctgaaaaagaaatcattgcattaaaa GAACAACTTCTTCGGGGTAAAATACGATCGGGAGAGATGTCCAGCATAAATACTCCCGTTATTACAAACGTTGTTCGATCCTTCCTCCAGTCTCTCAAAGAGCCTCTGGTTACGTACACTGCTAGGGAATCGTTCATTAAATTGGCATACGTTCAAGAAGAAATCGACGTTCAA CTGTTTGTTCTCTCATTCCTGAACTGCCTCGGCCTAACCGTGACACCCTGGCTTATCTAA
- the LOC124190620 gene encoding proteoglycan 4-like, which produces MDEVCCRNISPDCVSQSANMCLELCDSETSNLPVWKRELIRKKRLSNGLGSCNVNSGWSGGNRVTPASPSIAELENSTRERLRIPNKGLVASLQTIYEPLVEGEPPGAKMLGTRPLPGNGALQHGSESASSPPPLSNAAQLGATTREQLPSIENFSSTQSRSVSGRSPSRFADVPVSRSVNGANNSGNLIEHVIPHYQPPTTTIPTRRLSEPNRTRTAMVEDTRMRSSAASQVDMSSSGSRTKITARGLQALKGMSGNRDNEDEELQYGPGIVNKLKSRYLSRTLRERPLGESRRPSLRRAASLEDWLDKDSGPQHPTATESDFSVLVRSSNGRAKNERPISLNLVAAQAAEPKPPPAPSPSSSPSKIRDLKKTRSVDCVSQPPTWRSVSVNDLVVSPLQQPKPPKTPAAVPPSPTVTSPKPPVPVLLPKDAIVIVEKDDTQTVEKSAETKSNNVPVVTPPTAPAASSSSSASSKTRRTLPTNSRYNVEEAELPAPDTVRQVKRIFESGSGRKVLSTRRSQSAGPGINRTPLSAANQSSEKFNINRMNQVNLVNNKSAASVGRKKSDSNTPRITELVSPDIKPVVITKPSTIGPKPPVLSPKPAVVIEKTRVVQSLPNGATSMQRTAALTKLVSTPPPVSVASPSANQKEPVDPFEDEKKEKKEKKETENHGLGHGLKIISKTALDNIHKESISINFNFDAEKKDEKSPFVIGPVQSRQVGVIRPQPKSPIIQNEKVVIFEEATSKDDVDSVSKKEELLLVTSPNAVPLVPLGFAKTPTKSEPAPSQTTAKPASPPVFASKSQTAGRTKQTTTTTPLAGSTAPKSEPVISTDARPSSPAAFVPVSLPPPVDKKVAENATVVSAAKAISSSSQIAKSSNSTPVNTTAILGAYSPSSGATQPSKKWNPHQSETTTVFNFVNDTSRKTDHIRNEGGSTGILVYKSNDSGITKLPDYDPGESSDFIDDLDILKRPPSPCNVDFEGANVIVGKSLIQRRPKKKLNITFNDDMTKLFEYPSETSFLEEGDEAVLTIKATHDVRDSSSQNSAANSKGGLSNYTPSKVHIETTFELGVSRPILPDLTPQPNQPNSGNQMGSVLHYIKPAEESTTWSAETTSDLLF; this is translated from the exons ATGGATGAAGTGTGTTGTCGAAATATTTCGCCCGACTGTGTTAGCCAGTCAGCAAACATGTGTTTGGAACTGTGTGATTCAGAAACGTCTAATCTTCCTGTCTGGAAACGCGAGCTGATTCGTAAAAAAAGACTGAGCAATGGACTAGGATCTTGTAACGTTAATTCAG GCTGGAGTGGAGGAAACCGAGTAACACCTGCCAGTCCTAGTATTGCCGAGTTGGAGAACTCTACACGAGAGCGACTTCGGATCCCGAATAAAGGCCTAGTGGCCTCATTGCAAACGATTTACGAACCGCTGGTAGAAGGCGAACCGCCCGGGGCCAAAATGCTGGGCACCCGACCATTGCCAGGGAATGGCGCTCTCCAGCACGGTTCCGAATCCGCCTCCAGCCCGCCTCCGTTATCTAACGCAGCCCAGTTGGGGGCGACAACAAGAGAACAACTGCCTTCCATTGAGAATTTCAGTTCCACTCAGTCGCGATCGGTGAGCGGTCGCTCACCCAGTCGCTTCGCTGATGTGCCAGTCTCTCGTTCGGTGAATGGTGCCAACAACAGCGGAAATCTCATCGAGCACGTCATCCCACATTATCAGCCGCCAACGACGACGATACCAACGAGACGATTATCGGAACCCAACAGGACCAGAACGGCCATGGTGGAAGACACGCGGATGAGGAGCTCGGCCGCTTCTCAAGTCGACATGTCATCATCGGGTAGCCGGACCAAAATCACAGCCAGAGGACTGCAGGCACTCAAGGGAATGTCGGGCAACCGAGACAATGAAGACGAAGAGCTCCAGTACGGGCCGGGAATTGTGAACAAGTTGAAGTCACGTTACCTGAGCCGCACGCTGCGCGAAAGACCTTTGGGCGAGTCGCGTCGGCCGTCACTCCGTCGAGCGGCCAGCCTGGAAGACTGGCTCGACAAAGATTCCGGCCCTCAGCATCCGACAGCCACTGAGAGCGATTTCTCCGTTTTGGTGCGTTCCAGCAACGGTCGGGCCAAGAACGAGCGGCCCATTTCTTTGAATCTGGTGGCTGCACAAGCCGCCGAACCGAAGCCACCTCCAGcgccttctccttcttccagCCCGTCCAAGATTCGTGACCTAAAGAAGACACGATCTGTCGATTGTGTTTCACAACCGCCGACCTGGAGAAGCGTTTCCGTCAATGATTTGGTGGTGTCACCGCTGCAGCAGCCGAAACCGCCCAAAACACCGGCTGCAGTTCCGCCCAGTCCGACCGTAACGAGTCCTAAACCACCGGTCCCTGTGCTCCTGCCTAAAGATGCGATTGTCATTGTCGAGAAAGACGACACTCAAACTGTCGAGAAGAGCGCAGAAACAAAGAGCAATAACGTGCCTGTTGTCACCCCTCCAACTGCCCCCgcggcctcttcttcttcttccgcatcGTCGAAAACGCGCCGCACTTTGCCCACCAACAGTCGCTACAATGTCGAAGAAGCCGAGTTGCCCGCTCCGGACACGGTCCGCCAAGTCAAACGCATTTTCGAGAGCGGATCCGGTCGGAAAGTGTTGAGCACTCGGCGGTCGCAGAGCGCCGGTCCGGGAATCAACCGAACACCGCTGTCGGCCGCCAATCAGAGCTCTGAGAAATTCAACATCAATCGGATGAATCAAGTCAACTTGGTGAATAACAAGAGCGCCGCTTCGGTGGGACGGAAAAAGTCAGACAGCAACACGCCTCGTATCACCGAATTGGTTTCGCCCGACATCAAGCCGGTCGTCATCACCAAACCGTCGACGATTGGGCCCAAGCCACCGGTCCTGAGTCCCAAACCAGCCGTAGTCATCGAGAAAACACGTGTAGTGCAATCTTTGCCTAACGGAGCCACGTCCATGCAACGAACAGCGGCTCTGACGAAACTCGTTTCCACGCCACCACCTGTCTCGGTGGCCAGCCCTTCCGCCAATCAAAAAGAGCCTGTCGATCCATTtgaagacgagaaaaaagagaaaaaagagaaaaaagagactgaAAATCACGGCCTCGGTCATGGTCTTAAAATCATCTCGAAAACCGCTTTGGATAACATTCACAAGGAAAGCATTTCCATCAACTTCAACTTTGACGCCGAGAAGAAAGATGAGAAATCGCCGTTTGTGATCGGGCCAGTACAATCTCGACAGGTTGGAGTCATCCGACCGCAGCCTAAATCTCCAATCATTCAAAACGAGAAGGTGGTGATTTTCGAAGAGGCGACCTCCAAGGATGACGTCGATTCCGTTTCCAAAAAAGAGGAGCTCTTATTAGTGACGTCGCCCAACGCCGTTCCACTCGTTCCACTTGGTTTCGCCAAAACGCCAACCAAGAGTGAGCCTGCACCGTCGCAGACGACGGCCAAACCTGCCAGTCCACCCGTTTTTGCGTCCAAATCCCAAACAGCGGGTCGCACGAAACAGACTACTACCACTACTCCTCTGGCTGGATCGACCGCTCCTAAATCGGAGCCTGTTATTTCAACTGATGCCCGGCCCTCCAGTCCGGCAGCATTTGTCCCCGTTTCTCTACCCCCACCTGTTGACAAAAAGGTTGCAGAGAATGCGACCGTAGTGTCGGCTGCCAAGGCCATCTCATCTAGTAGTCAGATCGCCAAATCATCGAATAGTACGCCAGTCAACACAACGGCAATCCTTGGAGCTTATTCGCCCAGTAGCGGAGCAACACAGCCGAGCAAGAAATGGAATCCACATCAGTCTGAAACGACTACAGTCTTCAACTTTGTCAACGACACTTCAAGAAAAACCGATCACATTCGCAACGAAGGTGGATCGACAGGAATTCTTGTGTACAAG TCCAACGATTCCGGAATTACCAAACTACCAGACTACGACCCCGGTGAATCGTCCGACTTTATCGACGATTTGGATATACTGAAACGGCCTCCTTCTCCATGCAATGTCGACTTTGAGGGAGCCAATGTAATAGTGGGAAAATCGCTTATTCAACGCcgaccaaagaaaaag ttGAATATTACCTTCAACGACGACATGACGAAGTTGTTCGAATATCCGTCAGAAACATCGTTTCTCGAAGAGGGAGACGAAGCCGTGCTCACAATTAAGGCCACCCATGATGTTCGAGATAGTTCCTCGCAGAATTCAGCTGCAAACTCGAAGG gaggTCTCTCCAACTATACTCCTAGTAAAGTGCACATTGAAACCACTTTCGAGCTTGGAGTATCTCGTCCTATCTTACCTGATCTAACGCCGCAGCCGAATCAACCCAATTCTGGCAATCAAATGGGCTCAGTTTTGCACTATATCAAACCGGCCGAAGAGAGTACAACTTGGAGTGCCGAAACAACATCGGATTTGCTCTTTTGA